The Montipora capricornis isolate CH-2021 chromosome 3, ASM3666992v2, whole genome shotgun sequence genome window below encodes:
- the LOC138043895 gene encoding dehydrogenase/reductase SDR family member 7-like, with protein MRRSLLILAVVLPLLCFLLAKYQDADFLLMFYEMFGKNATVALQGKVVWITGASSGIGEYLAYELAKSGCKLVLSARRKDELERVKQKCVDISSALHPSFQKDQDILVLPLDLLQFDTHGNLTIDVIKHFGKVDILVNNGARGQFSWIKETPLEVDRAILDLNLVGTISLTKAVLPYMIQQQEGYIVAVSSGAGKFGGPISSTYSASKFALHGFFDTARLELGEHNINVQMVCPGPVESNILDHVLTRDMNLTLKEIPSFSGFWKAVKAFKKMPTERCAKLMVVGMANNLDELWIAEYPVLLAYYMNQYLPNLTRWLSKKYSLDMMKAMMNVTSE; from the exons ATGCGTCGTTCCCTATTGATTTTGGCTGTAGTCTTGCCTCTCTTGTGTTTCTTACTTGCAAAATACCAGGATGCCGATTTTCTACTGATGTTTTACGAAATGTTTGGCAAGAATGCCACTGTTGCCTTGCAAGGGAAAGTGGTTTGGATAACGGGGGCTTCAAGCGGAATCGGAGAATATTTGGCTTACGAACTGGCGAAATCTGGCTGCAAACTGGTTCTTTCAGCAAGGAGGAAAGATGAATTGGAAAGAGTTAAGCAAAAATGCGTCG ATATTTCCAGTGCTCTTCATCCATCATTTCAAAAAGATCAAGATATCCTTGTCCTTCCTCTGGACTTGTTGCAGTTTGACACACATGGAAACCTTACTATTGATGTCATCAAGCATTTTGGAAAG GTTGATATTTTGGTCAATAATGGAGCTAGAGGACAATTCTCCTGGATCAAGGAAACACCTCTTGAGGTAGACAGAGCAATTTTAGATCTTAACCTTGTTGGGACCATCTCTTTGACAAAGGCAGTTCTCCCATACATGATACAGCAACAGGAAGGATACATTGTCGCTGTGAGCAGTGGTGCAGGAAAGTTCG GTGGCCCTATCTCATCCACTTATTCAGCCAGCAAATTTGCGTTGCAT GGATTCTTTGATACTGCTCGGCTGGAATTGGGAGAGCACAACATTAATGTCCAGATGGTGTGTCCTGGTCCAGTTGAATCAAACATCCTTGATCATGTTTTAACGAGGGACATGAATTTG ACCTTAAAAGAAATTCCCTCATTCTCTGGTTTCTGGAAAGCTGTAAAAGCATTTAAAAAAATGCCCACTGAGCGCTGTGCAAAGTTGATGGTGGTAGGCATGGCAAATAACTTGGATGAATTGTGGATAGCAGAATACCCAGTTCTTTTGGCTTACTATATGAACCAATATCTTCCAAACCTGACCAGATG GTTATCCAAGAAATATTCATTAGACATGATGAAGGCAATGATGAACGTGACATCTGAATAG